From Cricetulus griseus strain 17A/GY chromosome 1 unlocalized genomic scaffold, alternate assembly CriGri-PICRH-1.0 chr1_0, whole genome shotgun sequence, a single genomic window includes:
- the LOC100752320 gene encoding taste receptor type 2 member 143: MPSTPTLIFMTIFCLVSLASMLQNGFLIVVLVREWTRNRALSAADTIVVSLASSRFCLHGLAILNNLLASFGFCQQANLLGILWDFTNTFILWLTAWLAIFYCVKISSFSHRALFWLKWRISQLVPRLLLSSVIMGGLSAVISATGNILALQMIVSQGSLGNCTFGHMTLDFYRYCYLSHAVLMWLTPFFLFLVSILSLMFSLYRHMGKMRDHRPGPGDFRVQAHTMALKSLTFFFIFYILFFLSLIIFATKVKTMQSHWYWAREVIIYMSISLNSIMLVFSNPKLRKTLKMRF, encoded by the coding sequence ATGCCGTCCACACCCACACTCATCTTCATGACCATCTTTTGCCTGGTGTCGTTGGCGTCTATGCTGCAGAATGGCTTCCTCATCGTCGTGCTGGTCAGGGAGTGGACTCGGAACCGGGCCCTGTCGGCAGCTGACACGATTGTGGTCTCTCTTGCTTCCTCCCGGTTCTGCCTACACGGGCTAGCCATCCTGAACAACCTCCTGGCCTCCTTTGGTTTCTGTCAGCAAGCAAACCTTCTTGGCATCCTTTGGGACTTCACCAACACTTTCATCTTGTGGCTTACGGCCTGGCTTGCCATCTTCTACTGTGTGAAGATCTCCTCCTTCTCCCACCGTGCACTCTTCTGGCTCAAGTGGAGGATTTCCCAGTTAGTTCCTAGGCTGCTGCTGAGCTCTGTCATCATGGGTGGCCTGTCAGCCGTCATATCAGCTACTGGGAACATCTTAGCTCTTCAGATGATCGTCTCCCAGGGTTCCCTTGGAAACTGTACTTTTGGTCACATGACCCTGGACTTCTATCGGTATTGTTACTTGTCTCACGCCGTGCTCATGTGGCTcactcctttcttcctgttcctgGTGTCCATACTGTCGCTCATGTTCTCACTGTACCGGCACATGGGGAAGATGAGGGACCATCGGCCCGGGCCTGGTGATTTCCGTGTTCAAGCTCATACCATGGCTCTGAAATCCCTTaccttcttcttcattttctatatattattttttctgtccCTGATAATTTTTGCTACAAAAGTCAAAACCATGCAGAGTCATTGGTATTGGGCCAGAGAAGTCATCATCTACATGAGCATCTCTTTGAACTCCATTATGCTGGTGTTTAGCAACCCCAAGCTGAGAAAGACCCTGAAGATGAGATTTTAG